One segment of Neobacillus endophyticus DNA contains the following:
- the dinG gene encoding ATP-dependent DNA helicase DinG has product MLKKFVVVDLETTGNLPKKGDRIIQFAAVVIEDGIITERFTSLVNPQKPIPIFIEELTGISDDMVKDAPLFSEIAAKVIDLLDGAYFVAHNILFDLSFLQEELIQSGFEGFYGHVLDTVEMARILYPTSDGYKLSDLAEKENIRHDRPHQADSDAEVTAELFLILLRRLTELPTMTLKQLMNLSGGLKCDLQLYLDDLLTEMGEEKEGLPDSLEIFGNLVLKKASEMEWETEGSGQEFLYPQLENDKIELVKEGFHSFELRTGQFMMMDAVYRAFQDGQHALIEAGTGVGKSLGYLLPAAYYSKKNNQRLVISTHTIQLQEQILTKEIPLLKKILPFNANIVLLKGRNHYLHLAKFAQMLESENDNYDTTLTKMQILVWLTQTETGDKDELNLSSGGELFWNKIKNEHTVFWDDPALKSRDFYSRAIKKAEKADLIITNHSLLLSDLKEGGSIIPDFKYVIIDEAHHLEKTATHFFGFSLDYLSVRMLLGQFGLYEQKQLFYEMEQLLDQITGARENFPHYFELNQLISNIMFEMDELFKLMILFAKTKLGNKRGLNRTKVRFSQKDGMKEGRALIHSAERFAFLLKDLLTAITMRLEFLNKNSILDDYESKMEEIVSFINEVSELRTTVINCFLKDSHEVKWVEIDIRSPQNVTTFMAQPASVAGKLKDLLFQEKKSAVLTSATLTVNQSFDYIIKEMGLDHSATLKISIPSPFEYKNQVQLLIPEDLPEINSVSLDEFVISITEHIISVAEATKGRMLILFTAYDMLKRTYELIKESGFLNDYVLIAQGISSGSRTRLTRNFQRYEKAILLGTSSFWEGVDIPGEDLSCLVIVRLPFSPPDEPLTEAKCQLITQKGGNAFSEYSLPEAILRFKQGFGRLIRTESDRGIILVFDKRIMTTKYGKAFLDSVPSVSIKKGTIDELTAVIRKWL; this is encoded by the coding sequence ATGTTAAAGAAATTTGTTGTTGTTGATTTAGAAACGACTGGGAACCTTCCAAAAAAAGGTGACAGGATTATTCAATTCGCTGCAGTTGTGATCGAAGACGGTATCATCACTGAAAGATTCACATCACTTGTAAATCCCCAAAAGCCCATTCCAATTTTTATTGAAGAACTTACGGGCATAAGTGACGATATGGTAAAGGATGCCCCTCTTTTTTCTGAAATTGCCGCGAAAGTTATTGATTTATTAGACGGAGCCTACTTTGTTGCTCATAATATATTATTTGACTTGTCCTTTCTTCAGGAGGAGTTAATTCAGTCAGGATTTGAAGGATTTTATGGACATGTTCTTGATACAGTTGAAATGGCAAGAATCCTATATCCTACTTCTGATGGCTATAAGCTTTCGGATTTGGCTGAAAAAGAAAACATCCGACACGACCGGCCTCACCAGGCCGATAGTGATGCAGAGGTAACTGCAGAACTTTTTCTTATATTGTTAAGGCGATTAACGGAATTGCCAACAATGACATTAAAGCAGCTCATGAATTTATCAGGCGGCTTAAAATGCGATTTACAGCTTTATTTAGATGATTTATTGACAGAAATGGGAGAGGAAAAAGAAGGACTTCCAGATTCATTGGAGATTTTCGGAAATTTGGTTCTTAAAAAGGCATCCGAAATGGAATGGGAAACAGAGGGAAGCGGTCAGGAATTCCTATATCCACAACTGGAAAACGATAAAATTGAATTAGTGAAAGAAGGCTTTCATTCATTTGAGCTAAGAACAGGTCAATTTATGATGATGGATGCTGTTTATCGTGCGTTTCAAGACGGACAACATGCATTAATCGAGGCGGGAACCGGTGTAGGGAAATCATTGGGATACTTATTGCCTGCCGCTTACTATTCAAAAAAAAATAACCAGCGGCTTGTTATAAGTACACATACCATTCAGCTTCAGGAACAAATATTGACAAAAGAAATACCATTATTAAAAAAAATCCTGCCGTTTAACGCAAATATTGTCTTATTAAAGGGTAGAAATCATTATCTCCATTTGGCAAAATTTGCCCAAATGTTAGAAAGTGAAAATGATAATTATGATACTACTTTAACTAAAATGCAAATTCTCGTCTGGCTTACACAAACAGAAACTGGTGATAAAGATGAATTAAATCTTTCCAGTGGCGGAGAATTATTTTGGAATAAAATAAAAAATGAACATACTGTATTTTGGGACGATCCTGCCCTTAAAAGTAGAGATTTTTATTCAAGAGCTATAAAAAAAGCTGAAAAGGCAGACCTAATTATTACCAACCATTCCTTGTTACTAAGTGATCTTAAAGAGGGCGGATCCATTATTCCCGACTTTAAATATGTTATTATTGATGAGGCCCATCACCTTGAAAAGACTGCTACCCATTTTTTTGGTTTTTCGTTAGATTATTTGTCTGTACGTATGTTATTGGGGCAGTTTGGTTTATACGAACAAAAGCAATTATTTTATGAAATGGAGCAGCTGTTAGATCAAATAACAGGCGCTAGGGAAAATTTCCCGCATTATTTTGAACTAAACCAGTTAATCAGTAACATAATGTTTGAAATGGACGAATTATTTAAGTTAATGATTCTTTTTGCCAAAACAAAACTGGGAAACAAGCGGGGATTGAATCGTACAAAAGTAAGATTTTCTCAGAAAGATGGCATGAAAGAAGGCAGAGCCCTTATTCACAGTGCGGAAAGGTTCGCTTTTTTGTTAAAAGATTTACTAACTGCCATAACAATGCGGTTGGAATTTCTAAATAAAAATTCAATACTGGATGACTATGAAAGCAAAATGGAAGAAATAGTATCATTTATAAATGAAGTATCGGAGTTGAGAACAACTGTCATCAATTGTTTTTTGAAGGATTCCCATGAAGTAAAATGGGTTGAAATTGATATCCGTTCTCCGCAAAACGTAACTACTTTTATGGCTCAGCCAGCATCGGTTGCTGGCAAACTTAAAGACTTGTTATTTCAAGAAAAAAAATCTGCTGTCTTAACTTCAGCCACTTTAACAGTCAATCAATCGTTCGACTATATCATAAAGGAAATGGGGCTAGATCATTCTGCGACTTTAAAAATATCTATCCCATCTCCTTTTGAATATAAAAATCAGGTACAGTTACTAATTCCAGAGGATTTGCCTGAAATCAATTCGGTTAGCCTGGACGAGTTTGTCATCTCTATTACTGAACATATCATATCGGTTGCGGAAGCAACAAAAGGCAGAATGCTGATTTTGTTTACAGCCTATGATATGTTAAAAAGAACATATGAATTGATAAAGGAAAGTGGCTTCCTTAACGATTATGTTTTAATTGCTCAAGGTATTTCTAGTGGTAGCAGAACAAGACTCACCAGAAACTTTCAACGATATGAAAAGGCGATTTTGCTAGGAACGAGCAGTTTCTGGGAAGGAGTAGACATACCAGGTGAGGATCTATCCTGTCTTGTTATTGTCAGATTGCCTTTCAGCCCTCCGGATGAACCATTAACGGAGGCAAAATGTCAATTGATCACTCAGAAAGGTGGGAATGCTTTTTCGGAATATTCCCTTCCTGAAGCTATTCTTCGTTTTAAACAGGGATTTGGTCGATTAATTCGGACCGAATCGGATAGAGGGATCATTCTCGTTTTTGATAAAAGAATTATGACGACCAAATATGGAAAAGCCTTTTTGGACTCTGTTCCATCTGTTTCCATTAAAAAGGGAACAATTGATGAATTAACGGCGGTTATTCGTAAATGGCTGTAA
- the panD gene encoding aspartate 1-decarboxylase, translated as MFRHMMNGKIHRATVTEANLNYVGSITIDEDILDAVGMIANEKVQIVNNNNGARLETYIIPGERGSGVVCLNGAAARLVQVGDTVIIISYALVAEEKIASHQPKVAIMDEDNKVKQLLHAEPAHTIL; from the coding sequence ATGTTTCGCCACATGATGAACGGTAAAATCCATCGTGCTACTGTTACAGAAGCAAATTTAAACTATGTTGGCAGTATTACAATAGATGAGGATATTCTCGATGCAGTGGGCATGATTGCTAACGAGAAGGTACAAATTGTAAATAATAATAATGGTGCCAGATTAGAAACATATATAATCCCTGGGGAAAGAGGCAGTGGTGTCGTATGTTTAAATGGTGCAGCCGCACGTCTTGTACAAGTGGGGGATACGGTCATTATCATTTCATATGCATTGGTTGCGGAAGAAAAAATAGCTTCCCATCAGCCTAAGGTTGCCATCATGGATGAAGACAATAAAGTTAAACAACTGCTCCACGCTGAACCGGCACATACCATTTTGTAG
- a CDS encoding nucleotide pyrophosphohydrolase, producing MERKSMQQLQAEVDKYISQFKEGYFSPLAMLARLTEELGELAREVNHYYGEKPKKATETEKEIKEELGDLLFVLICFANSLNIDLEEAHDAVMNKFNTRDRNRWTRINDESME from the coding sequence ATGGAAAGGAAATCAATGCAACAGCTTCAAGCGGAAGTGGACAAATATATTAGCCAATTTAAGGAAGGATATTTCAGTCCTTTGGCAATGTTAGCAAGATTAACAGAAGAACTTGGAGAATTGGCAAGGGAAGTCAACCATTATTATGGCGAAAAGCCAAAGAAAGCGACCGAAACGGAAAAAGAAATCAAGGAAGAGCTTGGAGACCTTCTATTTGTTTTGATTTGTTTTGCCAACTCACTGAATATTGATCTTGAAGAAGCTCATGATGCTGTCATGAATAAATTTAATACGCGGGATAGGAACCGCTGGACAAGAATAAACGATGAAAGTATGGAGTGA
- the bshA gene encoding N-acetyl-alpha-D-glucosaminyl L-malate synthase BshA has translation MRKLKIGITCYPTVGGSGVVATELGKMLAEKGHEIHFISSSIPFRLNKIYHNIYYHQVEVNQYSVFQYPPYDIALANKMAEVVNREKLDLLHVHYAIPHAVCAILAKQMAHRDIKIVTTLHGTDITVLGYDPSLADAIKFGIEKSDAVTAVSDALVNQTYELINPDKPIKTVYNFIDDRIYQKNDSEHLRSEFEIKENEKVIIHVSNFRAVKRVPDVVKSFAKIAAIMPSKLLLVGDGPEMTVVCKMVRQLGLEDQVIFLGKQENLEELYSISDLMLLLSEKESFGLVALEAMACGVPCIGTNVGGLPEVIQHGKTGFVCEVGDIEDISAKALDLLGNHTLHQQFSNHSQEIVRNKFKAEQIVEQYEAIYFNLLN, from the coding sequence ATGAGGAAACTAAAAATAGGAATTACCTGTTATCCAACAGTAGGAGGGTCCGGTGTTGTGGCGACAGAGCTGGGGAAAATGCTGGCTGAGAAAGGTCACGAAATTCATTTTATTTCTTCCAGTATCCCGTTTCGCCTAAATAAAATTTATCATAATATCTATTATCATCAGGTGGAAGTAAATCAATACAGTGTTTTTCAATACCCGCCTTACGACATTGCTTTAGCAAATAAAATGGCAGAAGTCGTAAACCGCGAAAAATTGGATTTACTGCATGTGCATTATGCAATCCCGCACGCAGTATGTGCTATTTTAGCCAAACAAATGGCACATAGGGATATAAAGATTGTTACAACGCTTCATGGGACTGATATCACGGTCTTAGGATATGATCCTTCATTAGCTGATGCAATCAAATTTGGCATTGAAAAATCGGATGCGGTAACTGCAGTATCTGATGCATTAGTTAACCAAACCTACGAACTAATCAACCCTGATAAACCCATTAAAACAGTCTACAATTTCATTGATGACAGAATCTATCAAAAAAATGATTCTGAGCATTTGCGCTCTGAATTTGAAATAAAGGAAAATGAGAAGGTAATTATTCATGTTTCAAATTTCCGTGCAGTAAAACGGGTACCTGATGTTGTAAAAAGCTTTGCAAAAATTGCCGCCATTATGCCTTCTAAACTGCTGCTTGTTGGTGACGGGCCAGAAATGACAGTTGTTTGTAAAATGGTGAGGCAGCTTGGGTTGGAGGACCAAGTCATTTTCCTTGGCAAACAGGAGAATTTGGAGGAACTCTATTCTATCAGTGATTTAATGCTTTTATTGTCAGAAAAGGAAAGCTTTGGGCTGGTTGCATTGGAAGCTATGGCTTGCGGGGTTCCTTGTATTGGTACAAATGTTGGTGGTTTACCTGAGGTCATCCAGCATGGCAAAACAGGTTTTGTTTGTGAGGTAGGGGACATAGAGGATATCTCGGCAAAGGCACTTGATCTATTAGGTAATCATACCCTCCATCAGCAATTTTCGAACCATTCACAAGAAATCGTAAGAAATAAATTTAAGGCAGAGCAAATTGTGGAACAATATGAAGCCATTTATTTTAATTTATTGAATTAG
- the mgsA gene encoding methylglyoxal synthase, which produces MNIALIAHDKKKNDLIQFVTAYQSIFAKHSLFATGTTGLRINEATGLPVTRFQSGPLGGDQQIGALIAKNQMDAVFFFRDPLTAQPHEPDVTALVRLCDVYSIPLATNMGSAELLIRGLEKGLMDWRNIIKENGEENGK; this is translated from the coding sequence ATGAATATTGCCTTAATCGCCCATGATAAAAAGAAAAATGACTTAATTCAATTCGTTACTGCGTATCAATCTATTTTTGCTAAGCATTCTTTATTTGCGACCGGTACTACAGGTCTTCGCATTAATGAAGCAACCGGGCTGCCTGTTACGAGATTTCAATCAGGTCCTCTCGGGGGGGATCAACAAATTGGCGCTCTCATTGCGAAAAATCAGATGGATGCAGTATTCTTTTTTCGTGATCCATTAACTGCGCAGCCGCATGAGCCGGATGTGACAGCACTGGTACGTCTTTGTGATGTATACTCCATTCCTTTAGCAACCAATATGGGGTCAGCAGAATTACTAATCAGAGGATTAGAAAAAGGCCTAATGGATTGGAGAAATATTATCAAAGAAAATGGTGAGGAAAATGGAAAATAA
- the dapB gene encoding 4-hydroxy-tetrahydrodipicolinate reductase, which yields MNSIKIIIAGPRGRMGTEAVNLVTNTEHFELTAVIDNKYNGMMLSDVQGFQAIHNVPIYTDIVQCLQEVKADVLIDLTTPEVGMFHARNALEHDVRPVVGTTGFSKEDLQELERICHERNLGCIIAPNFAIGAVLMMKFSQMAAKYFHDVEIIEMHHDGKLDAPSGTSVKTAEMIAAVREPKKQGHPNEKETIAGARGADFDGMRIHSVRLPGLIAHQQVMFGSDGQTITIRHDSYNRSSFMSGVKVAVEEVMKHNAFVYGLENILD from the coding sequence ATGAATTCGATTAAAATTATTATTGCGGGTCCCCGCGGACGTATGGGTACAGAAGCTGTGAACTTGGTAACTAATACAGAACATTTTGAGTTGACGGCGGTTATAGACAATAAATACAACGGAATGATGTTAAGTGATGTCCAAGGATTTCAGGCCATTCACAATGTACCTATATATACAGACATTGTTCAATGTCTTCAAGAAGTAAAGGCAGATGTATTAATTGATTTAACAACACCTGAAGTCGGAATGTTTCATGCCCGTAATGCTTTAGAGCATGATGTTCGTCCTGTCGTAGGTACAACTGGATTTTCAAAAGAAGACCTTCAGGAATTGGAACGAATTTGTCATGAAAGAAATCTTGGTTGTATAATTGCCCCTAACTTTGCCATTGGTGCTGTGTTAATGATGAAATTTTCTCAAATGGCTGCTAAATATTTTCACGATGTGGAGATTATCGAAATGCACCATGACGGGAAACTTGATGCACCATCCGGGACATCTGTCAAAACAGCAGAAATGATCGCGGCTGTTAGAGAACCAAAGAAACAGGGGCATCCAAATGAAAAGGAAACAATTGCGGGGGCGCGAGGAGCAGATTTTGATGGGATGAGAATTCATTCGGTAAGATTACCTGGGTTAATTGCCCATCAGCAAGTAATGTTTGGCTCCGACGGACAAACGATCACCATTCGTCATGATTCTTATAATCGCAGTTCGTTCATGTCCGGTGTTAAAGTGGCTGTAGAAGAAGTGATGAAACATAACGCGTTTGTATATGGACTTGAAAATATTTTAGATTAG
- the panB gene encoding 3-methyl-2-oxobutanoate hydroxymethyltransferase: MKQTTDFLKMKQNNEKIVMLTAYDYPSAKLAEQGGVDTILVGDSLGMVVLGYDSTIPVTMEDMIHHTKAVKRGAKDTFIVVDMPFLSYHLSVRDTLINAGRLIQETGAHAVKLEGADEVIDHISALTRAGIPVCSHLGLTPQSVGVLGGYKVQGKDATAANKLLDDAKKCEAAGAFAVVLECVPKQLAEEVTKALTIPVIGIGAGIEVDGQVLVYHDILGYGVERVAKFVKQYHSVNPFILESIQAYTTDVKNKSFPEENHSYTMKEEELNALYGGKQ, from the coding sequence ATGAAGCAAACAACAGATTTCTTGAAAATGAAGCAAAACAATGAAAAGATCGTCATGTTAACCGCCTATGATTATCCATCTGCTAAGCTGGCTGAACAGGGAGGCGTTGACACCATTTTGGTCGGTGATTCACTTGGAATGGTTGTTCTTGGATATGATTCGACAATTCCTGTGACGATGGAAGATATGATTCACCACACGAAAGCTGTTAAAAGAGGAGCAAAAGATACTTTCATTGTGGTTGATATGCCATTTCTTTCTTATCACTTATCTGTAAGAGATACATTAATCAATGCTGGCAGACTTATTCAAGAAACAGGTGCACATGCTGTAAAACTGGAAGGTGCTGATGAAGTAATTGATCATATTTCAGCACTGACACGGGCAGGAATCCCGGTTTGCTCGCATCTTGGACTAACACCGCAATCTGTCGGGGTGTTAGGCGGTTATAAAGTACAAGGGAAAGATGCAACAGCTGCAAATAAATTATTGGATGATGCCAAAAAATGCGAAGCGGCAGGAGCGTTTGCAGTTGTTTTAGAGTGTGTACCGAAGCAGCTTGCAGAAGAAGTGACAAAAGCTTTGACAATTCCAGTAATCGGAATTGGTGCAGGGATAGAAGTGGATGGCCAAGTTCTAGTTTACCATGACATTTTAGGATATGGAGTGGAACGTGTGGCTAAGTTTGTCAAACAATATCACTCCGTAAATCCGTTTATTCTTGAATCAATTCAGGCCTATACTACAGATGTAAAGAACAAGAGTTTTCCTGAGGAGAATCATTCCTATACGATGAAGGAAGAAGAACTTAATGCACTTTATGGAGGTAAGCAATGA
- the panC gene encoding pantoate--beta-alanine ligase, protein MKVITSVKDMQAEIIQQKILGKSIGFVPTMGFLHEGHLTLIKNARKENDLVVLSIFVNPLQFGPKEDFSTYPRDFERDRALAESEQVDYLFYPAVDEMYPNVPSIKVTVQERTDVLCGKSRPGHFDGVATVVTKLFNIVMPTRAYFGKKDAQQVAVIEGLVSDLNFPIQLVAVDIVREKDGLAKSSRNVNLSSEDRKQAPVLYKSLCAAKKAIENGERDSVKLTSLIQEMIIAQTSGEIDYVEIFSYPQLQPIEKIEGRFIIALAVKFKNVRLIDNLIMDI, encoded by the coding sequence ATGAAAGTTATTACATCAGTGAAAGACATGCAGGCTGAAATAATACAACAAAAGATTTTGGGTAAATCTATCGGTTTTGTGCCAACAATGGGTTTTCTACATGAGGGACATTTAACACTAATCAAGAATGCCAGAAAAGAAAATGATTTGGTTGTGTTAAGCATTTTTGTAAACCCATTGCAGTTTGGTCCGAAAGAAGATTTTTCAACATATCCTCGTGATTTTGAACGTGATAGGGCATTGGCCGAAAGTGAACAGGTTGATTACTTGTTTTACCCTGCGGTTGATGAAATGTACCCTAATGTACCTTCAATTAAAGTGACAGTGCAAGAACGGACGGATGTACTGTGTGGAAAGTCACGGCCTGGACACTTTGACGGTGTGGCAACAGTTGTCACAAAATTATTTAATATCGTAATGCCGACAAGGGCCTATTTTGGAAAAAAAGATGCCCAACAGGTAGCCGTTATAGAAGGTTTAGTTTCAGATCTCAATTTTCCAATCCAGCTTGTTGCGGTTGATATTGTTCGAGAAAAAGACGGACTTGCAAAGAGCTCCCGAAATGTTAATCTATCGTCGGAAGATAGGAAGCAAGCTCCTGTCTTATATAAAAGCCTATGTGCAGCAAAAAAAGCGATTGAAAATGGTGAGCGCGACTCGGTAAAACTGACAAGCTTAATTCAAGAAATGATTATAGCACAGACCAGCGGAGAAATAGATTATGTTGAAATTTTTTCATATCCACAGTTACAGCCAATAGAAAAAATTGAGGGTAGGTTTATTATTGCGCTTGCTGTTAAATTTAAGAACGTCCGGTTAATTGACAACCTGATTATGGATATATAG
- the bshB1 gene encoding bacillithiol biosynthesis deacetylase BshB1, which translates to MENNHLHILAFGAHADDVEIGMAGTIAKLSSEGKKIGICDLTDAELSSNGNVKLRKEEAALASDILGVHCRTSLSLPDRGLFLEEAYIKKIADVIRALKPRVIFAPYFEDRHPDHGNCAKLVEEAAFSAGIKKFQTDDFNEPHKVERLYFYMINGFHTPDFTVDVSLFMDKKLEALRAYKSQFVQTNESFETPLVNGYIETVEARERMFGKLVGVNYAEGFKTKVPILLRQDLIGETK; encoded by the coding sequence ATGGAAAATAACCATTTACATATATTGGCTTTTGGTGCCCATGCCGATGATGTAGAAATTGGCATGGCAGGTACTATTGCCAAATTATCTTCTGAGGGGAAAAAAATCGGCATCTGTGATTTAACAGATGCTGAACTTTCTTCTAATGGTAATGTAAAGTTAAGAAAAGAGGAAGCTGCCCTTGCAAGCGATATTTTAGGGGTTCACTGTAGGACCTCATTATCATTGCCTGATAGAGGGCTATTTTTAGAAGAGGCATACATAAAGAAGATTGCAGATGTGATCCGTGCCTTGAAGCCTCGCGTGATTTTTGCACCTTATTTCGAGGATAGGCATCCAGATCATGGGAATTGCGCTAAATTAGTAGAAGAAGCGGCTTTTTCTGCTGGGATAAAAAAATTTCAAACGGATGACTTTAACGAGCCGCACAAAGTGGAAAGATTGTATTTTTATATGATTAATGGCTTCCATACACCAGATTTTACTGTAGATGTTTCATTGTTTATGGATAAAAAGCTGGAAGCCCTTAGAGCCTATAAAAGTCAATTTGTTCAGACAAACGAAAGCTTCGAAACTCCGCTTGTAAATGGTTATATTGAAACAGTGGAGGCAAGAGAGAGAATGTTCGGGAAACTTGTAGGTGTAAACTACGCAGAAGGATTTAAAACTAAGGTTCCAATTCTGTTGCGACAAGATTTGATAGGAGAAACAAAATGA
- a CDS encoding biotin--[acetyl-CoA-carboxylase] ligase — MQSETRLKMLDAFTGAGDSYLSGQYLAELIGCSRTAVWKHIEELRKEGFELEAVRKKGYRIVKTPDKMTADEIRLGLTTKFIGRNLHYEESAESTQKIAHQLAAQDAPEGTVILAEEQTAGKGRMNRQWHSPKYTGIWMSLILRPNIQLTKAPQLTLLTAVAVVQAMEEMTGLIPEIKWPNDILINGKKVTGILTELQAEADRIHSIIIGIGINVNQKLDDFPIELQQTASSLFIEKGQTISRSSLIRSIFKHFETLYLLYLEKGFFPIKLLWEGYAVSIGKILKARTLTNVIEGKALGITDEGVLKLEDLNGNIHYVYSADIEL, encoded by the coding sequence TTGCAGTCGGAAACAAGATTAAAAATGCTCGACGCCTTTACGGGTGCAGGAGATTCCTATTTATCTGGTCAATATCTGGCCGAGCTGATTGGCTGTTCAAGGACGGCGGTATGGAAGCATATTGAGGAGCTTCGAAAGGAAGGATTTGAGTTAGAAGCCGTTAGAAAAAAGGGTTATCGCATTGTTAAAACTCCAGACAAAATGACAGCAGACGAAATAAGACTGGGGTTGACAACTAAGTTTATTGGCAGGAATCTTCATTATGAAGAAAGTGCGGAATCTACACAGAAAATAGCCCATCAGCTTGCAGCACAAGATGCGCCAGAAGGAACCGTCATCCTGGCTGAAGAGCAAACAGCTGGTAAAGGCCGAATGAACCGGCAGTGGCATTCACCTAAATATACTGGTATTTGGATGAGTTTAATTTTAAGGCCAAACATCCAGCTGACAAAAGCACCGCAATTAACATTATTGACAGCTGTAGCTGTCGTTCAGGCCATGGAAGAGATGACTGGATTGATTCCAGAAATTAAATGGCCAAATGATATATTAATAAACGGGAAAAAAGTAACAGGTATCCTAACAGAATTGCAGGCAGAAGCAGACAGAATCCATTCCATCATTATTGGTATAGGGATTAACGTCAATCAGAAATTGGATGATTTTCCGATCGAACTTCAACAAACGGCCAGCTCCCTTTTTATCGAAAAAGGGCAGACTATTTCCCGCTCAAGCTTAATTAGAAGTATTTTTAAACACTTTGAAACATTGTATTTACTTTATTTAGAAAAAGGCTTTTTCCCAATCAAACTTTTATGGGAAGGGTACGCCGTCAGTATTGGTAAAATACTTAAAGCACGCACTTTAACAAATGTTATTGAAGGAAAAGCATTAGGGATTACGGATGAAGGTGTATTAAAACTGGAAGATCTGAACGGAAATATTCATTATGTGTATTCAGCAGATATTGAATTGTAA
- a CDS encoding CCA tRNA nucleotidyltransferase produces MKEPFLSAVPVLKHLEDAGFEAYFVGGSVRDYLLNKPISDVDIATSATPMEVKQLFSKTVDIGIEHGTVLVLYQKKSYELTTFRTDGEYIDHRRPAEVSFIRNLYDDLKRRDFTMNAIAMDRSGTLHDPFNGQQAIKEKIIQTVGHAKDRFQEDALRMMRAVRFVSQLSFEIEKETLEALKSNLPLLREIAIERKKAEFEKLLSGNNRKKAMGIMTQTNFFSYLPGLANQEKHFEQLLSYDCEGLNLMEMWSMVLYCLKLPEKSVEPFLRKWRMAVKDMKEIQSILYYTITRLKQEWTVYDLYSAGKNIIHSSEKLYLVLKGISEKESISYWLDRYEQLPIKARTDLAVDGSDLMMWFDKSGGSWIKETLLKIEAAILEEKIVNDKQHIKEWLKDCSRKQD; encoded by the coding sequence ATGAAAGAACCCTTTTTATCTGCTGTTCCTGTATTAAAACATCTAGAGGATGCGGGGTTTGAAGCATATTTTGTTGGCGGATCTGTAAGAGACTATCTGCTTAATAAACCAATTAGTGACGTAGATATTGCCACTTCCGCAACTCCAATGGAGGTCAAGCAGCTTTTTTCAAAGACAGTCGATATTGGGATTGAACATGGTACCGTTCTGGTACTCTACCAAAAGAAATCTTACGAATTAACGACATTCAGAACAGATGGAGAGTATATTGATCATCGTAGACCAGCGGAAGTATCCTTTATTCGTAATCTTTATGATGATTTAAAACGCAGAGATTTTACCATGAACGCAATTGCTATGGATCGTTCAGGAACCTTGCATGATCCATTTAATGGACAACAGGCCATTAAAGAAAAAATAATTCAAACTGTTGGCCATGCAAAGGATCGTTTTCAAGAAGACGCTTTAAGAATGATGAGAGCAGTTCGCTTTGTCAGTCAGCTATCATTTGAAATCGAGAAAGAGACGCTAGAGGCATTAAAATCAAATCTCCCATTACTTAGAGAAATAGCAATTGAGCGTAAAAAGGCCGAGTTTGAAAAACTTTTATCAGGAAATAATAGGAAGAAAGCGATGGGCATTATGACGCAAACGAATTTCTTTTCCTATTTACCTGGTTTGGCAAATCAGGAAAAGCATTTTGAACAGCTGCTTTCTTATGATTGTGAAGGTTTAAATTTAATGGAAATGTGGTCAATGGTGCTTTATTGTTTAAAATTGCCGGAGAAAAGTGTGGAGCCTTTTTTACGAAAATGGCGAATGGCAGTTAAAGATATGAAGGAAATTCAGAGTATTTTATACTATACCATTACAAGACTTAAACAGGAATGGACTGTTTATGATTTATATTCTGCTGGGAAGAATATCATTCATTCATCTGAAAAACTCTATCTAGTCTTAAAAGGAATATCAGAAAAAGAATCGATTTCATATTGGCTTGATCGTTATGAGCAATTGCCCATAAAAGCCCGAACTGATTTGGCTGTTGACGGCAGTGATTTAATGATGTGGTTTGATAAATCGGGCGGGTCATGGATTAAAGAAACATTATTGAAAATTGAAGCGGCAATTTTAGAAGAAAAAATAGTCAACGATAAACAACATATTAAGGAGTGGCTGAAAGATTGCAGTCGGAAACAAGATTAA